The Pygocentrus nattereri isolate fPygNat1 chromosome 4, fPygNat1.pri, whole genome shotgun sequence genome includes a window with the following:
- the LOC108437543 gene encoding tripartite motif-containing protein 16-like — MASISVDQDQFSCPVCLDLLKDPVTTPCGHSYCMVCINGCWDQEDQRGVYSCPQCRETFTPRPVLRRNNMLAEVVEEAKKKLQAVSYCYAEPGDVECDFCTGRKCKAIKSCLVCLASYCEAHLKPHYQSPAFKKHKLVEASKQLQEKICPQHDEVMKIYCRTDHSLICYLCTMHEHKGHNTVAAVAERSEKQNELKEVQRKSKQRLQEKEKKLQEVKQAVKTLKSSAQAAVEDSERIFTELIRSIEKKRSEVTELIRAQEEAELSRGEELLEQLEQEIADLKRRETELEQLSHTKDHIQFLQSFQSLCVSSASEDSSITVHQHLSFDGVRKSLSDLKERLEEFCKQEFRKISPQVSAVQMILPSEPKTRQDFLQYFCRLTLDPNTVNQFLSLSEENRVVTFSGKDQRYSDHPERFDYWQQVLSKESVSGRCYWEVEWSSTRYVLYISVSYKGVSRKGRGNESRFGHNSQSWSLQCSSSLSFYHNNIQTKISASSSSRIGVYVDHSAGTLSFYSVSDTMTLLHTVHTTFTQPLCAGFCVGRGTTVKFCDPK, encoded by the exons ATGGCCAGTATTTCAGTAGATCAGGAccagttcagctgtccagtctgTCTGGATCTGCTGAAGGACCCAGTGACGACTCCCTGTGGACACAGTTACTGTATGGTGTGTATTAATGGCTGCTGGGATCAGGAGGATCAGAGGGGGGTCTACAGCTGCCCCCAGTGCAGAGAGACCTTCACTCCAAGGCCTGTTCTACGCAGAAACAACATGCTGGCTGAAGTGGTGGAGGAAGCGAAGAAGAAACTCCAAGCTGTTTCTTACTGTTATGCTGAACCTGGAGATGTGGAGTGTGATTTCTGCACTGGGAGAAAATGCAAAGCCATCAAGTCGTGTTTGGTGTGTCTGGCTTCTTACTGTGAAGCTCATCTTAAACCTCACTATCAGTCTCCTGCCTTTAAGAAGCACAAGCTGGTTGAAGCCTCCAAACAGCTACAAGAGAAGATCTGCCCTCAAcatgatgaagtgatgaagatCTACTGTCGTACTGACCACAGCTTGATCTGCTATTTGTGTACGATGCATGAACACAAAGGCCACAATACAGTAGCAGCTGTTGCAGAACGATCTGAGAAACAG AATGAGCTGAAGGAGGTTCAGAGGAAATCCAAGCAGAGACtccaggagaaagagaagaagctgCAGGAGGTGAAACAGGCTGTGAAGACTCTTAAG AGCTCTGCACAGGCAGCAGtggaggacagtgagaggatcTTTACTGAGCTGATCCGCTCCATTGAGAAAAAGCGCTCTGAGGTAACagagctgatcagagctcaGGAGGAGGCTGAACTGAGTAGAGGTGAAGAACTCCTGGAGCAACTGGAGCAGGAGATTGCTGAtctaaagaggagagagactgagctggagcagctttCACACACAAAGGATCACATCCAGTTCCTCCAG AGCTTccagtctctctgtgtctcttctgCATCTGAGGACTCCAGCATCACTGTCCATCAACATCTCTCATTTGATGGAGTGAGGAAATCTCTCTCGGATCTGAAGGAGAGACTAGAGGAATTCTGCAAGCAGGAATTCAGGAAAATCTCTCCACAAG TTTCAGCAGTTCAGATGATTTTACCTTCAGAGCCAAAAACCAGACAAGATTTTCTACAGT atttctgTCGTCTGACTCTGGATCCCAACACAGTAAATCAGTTCCTCAGTCTGtctgaggagaacagagtggtGACGTTCAGTGGGAAAGACCAGCGTTACTCTGatcatccagagagatttgaCTACTGGCAGCAGGTGTTGAGTAAGGAGAGTGTGAgtggacgctgttactgggaggttGAGTGGAGCAGTACTAGATATGTGCTGTACATCTCAGTCTCATATAAAGGGGTCAGCAGGAAAGGACGAGGTAATGAAAGTAGGTTTGGACACAACAGTCAGTCCTGGAGTCTGCAgtgttcttcctctctctctttctatcacaACAACATTCAGACTAAGATCTCAGCCTCATCCTCCTCCAGAATAGGAGTGTATGTGGATCACAGTGCAGGaactctgtccttctacagcgtCTCTGACACAATGACCCTCCTACACACAGTCCACACCACATTCACTCAGCCGCTCTGTGCTGGATTCTGTGTTGGCAGGGGAACAACTGTGAAATTCTGTGACCCAAAATAA
- the LOC108437546 gene encoding tripartite motif-containing protein 16-like, translating into MAEASISVGQDQFSCPVCLLLLKDPVTTPCGHSYCKVCINGYWDWEDQRGVYSCPQCRETFTPRPVLRRNNMLAEVVEKLKKTEIQAASPALSYAGPGDVECDSCTGRKRKAINSCLVCLASYCEAHLKPHYQSPAFKKHKLVEASKQLQEKICSQHDEVMKIYCRTDHSCICYLCTMHEHKGHNTVAAVAERKEKQNELMEVQRRSQQRLQEKEKKLQEVKQAVKTLKSSAQAAVEDSERIFTELIRSTEKKRSEVTELIRAQEEAELSRAEELLEQLEQEIADLKRRDTELEQLSHTEDHVQFLQSFQSLCVSSGSEDSSSITVHQHLSFDGVRKSLSDLKERLEEFCKKEFSKISPQVSAVHMILPSEPKARQDFLQYFCRLTLDPKTVNYYLSLSEKNRVVTCRNKVQNYSDRPERFDSWWQVLSKNSVSGRCYWEVEWSCIKGCVFISVSYKGISRKGESNESKFGHNGQSWSLCCSPSSLSFYHNNIQTKISASSSSRIGVYVDHSAGTLSFYSVSDTLTLLHTVHTTFTQPLYAGFDFENFGSAVRLCDPN; encoded by the exons ATGGCAGAGGCCAGTATTTCAGTAGGTCAGGAccagttcagctgtccagtctgTCTGCTTCTGCTGAAGGATCCAGTGACGACGCCCTGTGGACACAGTTACTGTAAAGTTTGTATTAATGGCTACTGGGATTGGGAGGACCAGAGGGGGGTCTACAGCTGCCCCCAGTGCAGAGAGACCTTCACTCCAAGGCCTGTTCTACGCAGAAACAACATGCTGGCTGAAGTGgtggagaaactgaagaagacagaaatccaagctgcttctcctgctctctcttacGCTGGACCTGGAGATGTGGAGTGTGATTCCTGCACTGGGAGAAAACGCAAAGCTATCAATTCCTGTTTGGTGTGTCTGGCTTCTTACTGTGAAGCTCATCTTAAACCTCACTATCAGTCTCCTGCCTTTAAGAAGCACAAGCTGGTCGAAGCCTCCAAACAGCTACAAGAGAAGATCTGCTCTCAGcatgatgaagtgatgaagatCTACTGTCGTACTGACCACAGCTGCATCTGCTATTTGTGTACGATGCACGAACACAAAGGCCACAATACAGTAGCAGCTGtagcagaaagaaaagagaaacag AATGAGCTAATGGAGGTTCAGAGGAGATCTCAGCAGAGACtccaggagaaagagaagaagctgCAGGAGGTGAAACAGGCTGTGAAGACTCTTAAG AGCTCTGCACAGGCAGCAGTGGAGGACAGCGAGAGGATCTTTACTGAGCTGATCCGCTCCACTGAGAAAAAGCGCTCTGAGGTAACagagctgatcagagctcaGGAGGAGGCTGAACTGAGTAGAGCTGAAGAACTCCTGGAGCAACTGGAGCAGGAGATTGCTGATCTAAAGAGGAgagacactgagctggagcagctttCACACACAGAGGATCACGTCCAGTTCCTCCAG AGCTTCCAgtccctctgtgtctcttctGGATCTGAGGACTCCTCCAGCATCACTGTCCATCAACATCTCTCATTTGATGGAGTgaggaaatctctctctgatctgaagGAGAGACTAGAGGAATTCTGCAAGAAGGAATTCagtaaaatctctccacaag TTTCAGCAGTTCACATGATTTTACCCTCAGAGCCAAAAGCCAGACAAGATTTTCTACAGT atttctgTCGTCTGACTCTGGATCCCAAGACGGTAAATTACTACCTCAGTCTGTCTGAGAAGAACAGAGTGGTGACCTGCAGGAATAAAGTCCAGAATTACTCTGATCGTCCAGAGAGATTTGACAGCTGGTGGCAGGTGTTGAGTAAGAACAGTGTGAgtggacgctgttactgggaggttGAGTGGAGCTGTATTAAAGGATGTGTGTTCATCTCAGTCTCATATAAAGGGATCAGCAGGAAAGGAGAGAGCAATGAGAGCAAGTTTGGACACAACGGTCAGTCCTGGAGTTTGTGTtgttctccttcctctctctctttctatcacaACAACATTCAGACTAAGATCTCAGCCTCATCCTCCTCCAGAATAGGAGTGTATGTGGATCACAGTGCAGGaactctgtccttctacagcgtCTCCGACACACTGACCCTCCTACACACAGTCCACACCACATTCACTCAGCCGCTCTATGCTGGATTTGATTTTGAAAATTTTGGATCAGCTGTGAGGTTATGTGATCCAAACTAA
- the LOC108437535 gene encoding hydroperoxide isomerase ALOXE3-like, with the protein MLKTQDTVPQLLAHRQENLKKQCQEFKWSVYAPGLPHTVLATSPHELPAEVRFSFTREKEFQFTSGAAFTKLKLENPLNGTWSSFEEINEILSEKPRIYEYVENNWMTDEFFAYQFLNGLNPMIIKCCSKLPEKFPVTNEMVKSFLPGTSTLESEMKKGNIFICDYERLRDLEGNEISNQKQYLAAPLCLLFSTQGKLMPIAIQLNQQPGPGNPIFLPSDSESDWLLAKIFVRNAEFNEHELNFHLLRTHLMGEVFTVAMMRNLPSCHPLFKLLIPHTRYNLQINILARSLLISEDGAFPKFTAIGNESMTTFLKRAASSLTYSSLCIPDNIKERGLETIPNYFYRDDGLELWDIIYKFVSGFVSHYYRDQDVKDDNELHSWLTEIRENGFLERSEAGFPKSFGTVKELVKFITMVIFTVSAQHAAVNSGQFEFGGFMPNFPSSLRCPPPKQKGETTMDSVLEALPDISTTINTIAVVYLLSQESADRYPLGHYPEELFSEEVPLKLIAQFKSALQDLEMKIDNRNKKLALPYTYLNPRNVDNSVAI; encoded by the exons ATGCTAAAAACTCAGGACACGGTTCCTCAACTCCTGGCGCACAGACAAGAGAACCTGAAGAAACAGTGCCAAGAGTTCAA GTGGAGTGTATATGCTCCGGGATTACCTCACACTGTGCTCGCTACATCTCCACATGAGTTGCCAGCTGAGGTCAGATTCTCTTTCACCAGAGAAAAAGAATTCCAGTTCACCTCGGGTGCAGC TTTCACGAAGCTGAAACTGGAAAACCCTTTAAACGGCACCTGGAGCAGCTTTGAAGAGATCAATGAGATTCTCTCCGAGAAGCCGAGGATTTACG aatatGTGGAAAACAACTGGATGACGGATGAATTCTTTGCATACCAGTTTCTAAATGGTCTGAATCCCATGATCATCAAGTGCTGCTCAAAACTGCCAGAGAAATTCCCGGTCACCAATGAAATGGTTAAAAGTTTTTTACCAGGCACGAGCACGTTGGAATCAGAAATGAAG AAGGGAAATATCTTCATCTGTGACTACGAAAGACTGAGAGACCTTGAGGGAAATGAGATCAGCAATCAAAAGCAGTATCTGGCTGCTCCGCTCTGTCTGCTTTTCAGCACTCAGGGCAAACTGATGCCAATTGCCATCCAG TTGAACCAGCAGCCTGGACCAGGGAATCCCATCTTTCTGCCCTCCGACTCTGAGAGTGATTGGTTGTTGGCGAAGATCTTTGTGAGAAATGCAGAGTTTAATGAACATGAGCTGAACTTCCATCTGCTGCGCACTCACCTGATGGGGGAGGTCTTCACTGTGGCCATGATGCGCAACTTGCCTTCATGTCATCCCCTGTTTAAG CTCCTGATACCTCACACTCGCTATAATCTCCAGATCAACATCTTGGCCAGGAGTCTGCTGATCTCAGAGGATGGGGCTTTCCCTAAG TTCACTGCCATTGGGAATGAGTCTATGACCACTTTCCTGAAAAGAGCAGCCTCTTCTCTGACGTACAGCTCCCTCTGCATTCCGGATAATATCAAGGAGAGGGGGTTGGAGACGATTCCCAATTACTTCTACAGAGATGATGGTCTGGAGCTGTGGGACATCATTTACAA GTTTGTGTCTGGATTTGTGTCGCATTACTACAGAGATCAAGACGTCAAGGACGACAACGAGCTGCACTCATGGCTCACTGAGATAAGAGAAAACGGCTTCCTGGAACGCAGTGAAGCTg GATTTCCCAAGTCTTTCGGCACCGTCAAAGAGCTGGTGAAGTTCATCACCATGGTGATCTTTACTGTGTCTGCTCAACATGCTGCGGTCAACAGCGGCCAG TTTGAATTCGGGGGATTTATGCCCAACTTTCCAAGCTCTCTCCGATGTCCACCACCCAAGCAAAAAGGAGAAACCACCATGGACTCTGTTCTTGAGGCCTTACCTGACATCAGCACCACGATTAACACCATTGCTGTTGTGTACTTGCTGAGCCAGGAGTCTGCTGATCGG TATCCGCTTGGACATTACCCCGAGGAGCTGTTCAGTGAGGAGGTGCCGCTGAAACTGATAGCACAGTTCAAAAGTGCTCTGCAAGATCTTGAGATGAAAATCGATAACAGGAACAAGAAGCTTGCTCTGCCGTACACATACCTGAATCCACGAAATGTGGATAACAGTGTTGCCATTTAG